CGAATCCGTCTCAGAGTCCACGTAGATGTTTTATATTTGTGGACCACATAAAATGACTAAAGATCCAATGTGATAAATAAACCTTTCGATCATCTGAAAAGTGGATGACTTAGTAGACCCTCTTTATAATTCTCTCCAATGTCGAATCTCCACTATTCCCTCTAAAGTATGATATGACAAGGAAAGGTGCTTGTCTGTTAACAAAATGCACAAAATAGGCCAAATAGCTTTCAGGTATGGGTGTCTCCTTTTGCCAAAGTTCTTTCAGCTTAATTTGCAATACCAGTGATAGTACTAATTTATGTGTGTATAGAACTATAGACCCATATTCAAACTTTTAAGTTTATACGTTCTAAAGATCTCAAGATCTCAAGTTAATATAATActccattttttttaaattagaTGAGGTTCTTTCGTTTTTAGTTTGAATTTGGAGATAATTAAACTTTAAACTattcattttactcattttacccttaacgagaagcttttataaccacacaaatatcatgaccCAATAAAATTTTTACCTCTTAAGCCTTTAATATCACAAGTtacaaaagtctttttttttcttaaacttcatgccgagtcaaactatctcatctaaattgaaatggagggaatAATAATGAACTAACGGATTGTGTTTCAAACTAAATATTTTTATACTTAATTTTACTAAGctttttaatacaaatacaagcTCTAAGCAAAAGTAAATGACTTCACATAAACCCGTAATCTTTGCACAAGATCCGCCCCATCTACCTTTACATTCTGCCAGAATAGGTCATATTTCTCATAGTTTTTACACCTTTCATTGATCACTAGCTCACTTGGGTGCAATAGCCCGATTTGGTATTTGTCCCTCGCGTGtaactaaaaaagaaaagaaaagaaagggaagTCCGGTGCACTAAGTTTCTGCTATGCACGGGTCCGGAAAGAGTCGGACTACAAGTGTCTATTGTATGCAATTTTACCCTACGTACAtttttgcaagaggctgtttccaccgCTCGAACGATATGACCTCCTGATCACATGACAACAATTTTACCAATTACCAATTAACTCAAGGCTCCCTTCTCGGGTGTAACTCTTAAAATTAAATTAACTGATTTATTTGTAAATATAGCGTAGAAGTATTTTCTTCCCCTAAGTTAAGAAAAGAAAATCTAAATTTATAACGGGCTAGTCATTATTAATACAAACTGTTTCTGACCTTTGTTTCAGTATAGAACTCAAAGACAGAAAATTCTTCAAGTCTGATTAAGTAAGAGCAATTTGAATCTCTTTTATTCTCTCTTgagtttatttttaaaaaattcaagGACAATTTCCTTTTGTTTTTTAAAACATGCGGCCGGTTTGACTAAGTTGACCGGGGGGAGATAGATTTAATTTGACTAGAAATTATCATAATCATCAAAGGAATAATTCTCTTAATTCTAACtggcaaataataataataataatttacgaGGCAAACTGTTGGTTGCAATTCCATcctacataaaaaaaaaaaggtgtgCACTTCAAATGTTACGAagatcttttttccttttctttcttcacCTTTCTCCTATTTATTATAGGCTTCCACTCACCAAAAgatactttaaaaaaataaatatagacATTTAAAAAAACAACCAAAATAGAGTCTTAATTATAGACATAAATATTTGCAAGATTACACGAATTAGAAGATATCTAATTCAAAATAAAACCGCACTAAATATTGTCTAGTTATTATAAATAAACAACTTGTAGTTCTTTTTCAAGCGGGCTatcaagatttttttttttatctctaaCATATTCCTATAGTAACCAACAAGAGTTTTGGTAGAGTGATTAGTAATGAATTCATGGTTTCGAGTCGAAAACCTTAAAGCGTGACTTTTTGATGCAAATGTGGATTTGATGGTATGCCAATGCGAATATCAGCTACGGAATTAGAAAAACCCCAAAAAAACATACTCCTATAGTAGTCAGAGTCTCAACGACCTATATGTATACCTAATATTCCAGTTGCATCTGAAAAGGACAGCCAAAAATACTACTCCAATTATAGGAGATACCTGTTATAACTTTGTCGTATTATCCGTACCATATTCAAACCTTCCACTATAATCCAGTCAAACAAAAATTACTTTGAATAATTTAGGTGGATGTATCTGTTAACTTAAGTATTAATTAATCCTCGAATAGTTTTATATATTGTTTTAAATACTTTATTTAGCTAGTCAAACAATTGTATAATTGGGGTGAAATAATTTTACGAGTGGAGTCCTGGGAGGATAGTGTATACGCCTTACGTAACCCTACCTTGAAGGTAGATAGACTGTTTCCGATATACTCTCTGATCAGAAAAGATAAATGTAGAGAGACTCTCTCTTGTATATATACCCTCAGCTCAGTAATGTTAAACAAATTATAATGAAAAAAGGCTAATAAAACGTATGATGAGGGAAAAGAAGGAGCAGAAATTAAGCACCTCATATGGCCCATTTCATGTCAACTCAATAGGTCCATTTGATGTGATTTCAACAATTTCATCCCTCCATTTTCACCTGTTTCCTTCAACCTTTGTTTAAACTCTCCATATTTTCCACACATTTAGACTTACACACAAATAGATCAATATTCTCGATCTATTTCAATTCCTCTCTAGTCATGTCAAGTAGTGATAGAGGCAAAGATTTGGCTGAGGGATCATCGAGATCCCCAGGAGATCAATCAATAACAACACCTAGTCGATACGAGTCCCAAAAACGACGAGATTGGAATACTTTTAATCAGTACTTGAGGAATCAGAGGCAACCAATTCCGCTATCTCAGTGCAATAGCAACCATGTACTAGAGTTTCTTCGGTACCTGGACCAGTTTGGAAAGACTAAGGTTCACTTACAAGGTTGTATGTTCTATGGACAACCTGAGCCCCCGGCTCCTTGTACTTGTCCGCTCAGACAAGCTTGGGGAAGCCTCGATGCACTCATCGGTAGGCTTCGAGCCGCCTACGAAGAAAATGGCGGCTCGCCTGAGACGAATCCATTTGCTAGTACTGCGATTCGTGTGTATCTTAGGGAAGTGAAAGAGTGTCAAGCTAAGGCCCGTGGCATTGCGTAtaagaagaaacaaaagaaagctAGCCCCAGCAAAGGAGATGATGATTCCACTTCTGCAGGGTTTCTCTCATTTTCTTGATCCACTAATGCAGTTATTGCCTAGTTCCTCCCCATCGAAAATGGTAAGATCGATCTTTCATGCGAGTATAATGCTATATCTGAACTTGTTGTAACAAATAATCTGTCTTATTTTCTAGATAATAATAAGATTTTTCACACACATATACTAttagtataattttttttatacaatAACTAAACTTGAACTTGTTGTAACAAATGACATGTCTTATTTGCTAGATTATTGTAAGATCCATCACATACACTTACAGTATAAACGATTTTTATATAATCACTGTAGTTGAACTTGCTATAACAAATAACCTGctttatttataaattatgatCTCAATTTTTTCGAACAAATTATCAGTTAATTATTATAATTTAGGTGAAATGATAGAGCGAGAGTATTACCTCTCACTTCCCTTAAGGAAGGCTATAGTTTTCCTTCATATGTAGTGAGGATGAACTTCAAATGGAGTACCTCATCACTAGATCTGATCAGTGATCTTTGGGAAGAGAAAAATAGACACTGCATTTCACAAACAAATTAACTCAATAGTTGATAGAATTATTCTAGGGTAAGTTCTGCGGGTTTGTTCTCGAGTCTCTACTTTTAGATATTGGATTCACCTCTGTCGATTATAAAGATGGGAAAGATTCAGCCTTTTATCTCAAACCCTAAAAATACTTGAGATAAATGcaaaaatctaattttttatCGACAGTTAACTGGTTACTTAATTACAATATACTAGTATAAGTTTCAACAAAGATTATCATAATACTGTTCAATTAACTTGAAACATGACAAACCAGAAAAGAGAAGGAATTTGAAGCTAATTTCTCCGTATTTGCCAACAGAAAAGGTCAAGAATTTACCCATTTAATTTCCTCACTTTCTGAATAAAGCTGTCTGCAGTAAGATCTGAATATAGTAAACAATTCCCAGATAGATTATATGTCAGTTTATTGTTTAATTCTTCTTGGATTCTGAAGATTTTGTGCCCCCTGCACAGCCATAAATAgccatttgaggtactatatATACGCTTTTGAATTTTCTTATCAAAGTATATATTTCAGAAT
The DNA window shown above is from Nicotiana tomentosiformis chromosome 8, ASM39032v3, whole genome shotgun sequence and carries:
- the LOC104117206 gene encoding protein LIGHT-DEPENDENT SHORT HYPOCOTYLS 10-like; translated protein: MSSSDRGKDLAEGSSRSPGDQSITTPSRYESQKRRDWNTFNQYLRNQRQPIPLSQCNSNHVLEFLRYLDQFGKTKVHLQGCMFYGQPEPPAPCTCPLRQAWGSLDALIGRLRAAYEENGGSPETNPFASTAIRVYLREVKECQAKARGIAYKKKQKKASPSKGDDDSTSAGFLSFS